Proteins encoded within one genomic window of Scomber japonicus isolate fScoJap1 chromosome 16, fScoJap1.pri, whole genome shotgun sequence:
- the LOC128375282 gene encoding protein FAM163A-like, producing the protein MSAGTIVITGGILAGVILLCIVAVLCYCRLQYYCCKKNDSEVDMGSVVGADPLSHFPCNACNALAMDGAAITPVSLDQLDAGSHHNLCPSCSPYSLRSGLAGDMRNGGERLGFHTYYENPSVSLPLSVNPQGSSPLSYYSPTDMFPPPPRPYSTQV; encoded by the exons ATGTCAGCGGGAACTATTGTTATAACCGGAGGAATTCTCGCCGGAGTGATACTGCTGTGCATTGTAGCAGTGCTCTGTTACTGTAGACTCCAG TATTACTGCTGTAAGAAGAATGATTCTGAGGTGGACATGGGCTCCGTGGTGGGAGCAGaccctctctctcactttccctGCAATGCTTGCAACGCCCTCGCCATGGACGGTGCCGCCATCACCCCCGTCTCTCTGGATCAGCTGGATGCAGGCTCTCATCACAACCTCTGCCCCTCTTGCTCACCATACTCCCTCCGCTCTGGACTCGCAGGCGACATGCGTAACGGAGGGGAGCGGCTGGGCTTCCATACCTACTATGAGAacccatctgtctctcttcccCTGTCTGTCAACCCACAGGGCTCCTCTCCTCTGAGTTACTACAGTCCCACGGACATGTTTCCTCCCCCGCCGCGCCCCTACAGCACCCAGGTTTGA